A stretch of Coccidioides posadasii str. Silveira chromosome 2, complete sequence DNA encodes these proteins:
- a CDS encoding uncharacterized protein (EggNog:ENOG410PXBG~COG:S) — MNSSTATGREKNETTIDFLKDDPGAIKAMVRHMYGLDFETCGINRDHTSPLLFSVKVYPIADFYRVPQLKQRAKEKAEKAARTCWAMNDFLTAISEAYRTIAGDGRELRDLLVEVSREHIKELLGDPGFLEVLQETKGFAADLSKVLASGVTSTKYRCPVCCTQWRVQRCTGSRSLEYCPYCANNYNWDQYKC; from the exons ATGAACTCTTCAACGGCGACTGGAAG GGAGAAAAACGAGACTACCATCGACTTTCTCAAAGACGATCCCGGCGCCATCAAAGCAATGGTCCGCCACATGTACGGCCTCGACTTCGAAACCTGCGGCATCAATCGTGATCACACTTCTCCTCTATTATTCTCCGTCAAGGTCTACCCAATCGCAGATTTCTACCGTGTCCCACAATTGAAGCAGCGTGCCAAGGAAAAAGCCGAGAAGGCTGCCAGAACCTGCTGGGCGATGAACGATTTTCTTACCGCTAtttcagaagcttatagGACTATTGCTGGGGATGGTAGGGAGCTTCGGGACTTGCTTGTTGAGGTATCTCGGGAGCATATCAAGGAGCTGCTTGGGGACCCTGGCTTCCTGGAAGTCCTTCAAGAGACGAAGGGCTTTGCGGCTGATCTGTCTAAAGTGCTGGCTTCGGGGGTAACGTCGACGAAGTACCGATGCCCGGTCTGTTGCACCCAGTGGAGGGTGCAGCGTTGCACAGGCTCTCGTTCACTGGAATATTGCCCATACTGCGCCAACAATTATAACTGGGACCAGTACAAGTGTTGA
- a CDS encoding uncharacterized protein (EggNog:ENOG410PWEH~COG:S), which produces MKTNNGRRVVAKFPMSVAGPATYVTNSEVATITYLQRHTKIPIPALLDWSDDPTNPIGSAYIIMEHAGGVALQEVWDGLPLDKKVKTIGAICTRIAPISKLDFPAYGSLYFADAAFLDVDSKQKLENDSTFCVGPHCRSTFWDCNVGEPRYYTYKEPNRGPWRDFSSYTSALIDVGFARLPPPDRPLLLQQRASYQGSVDKHLDLLKIGQAVFPNLIKHPAIQSNSTPTLFHPDLHKRNIFVSKDDPTTITGFIDWQSTSVEPVFEYAQDVPDFASIPPGGTSENAETSLCYQAYELGWAMLTPRLGATRKIDQRLLRPLIYCHRTWRDGFVPFTTELMRLREGWGELGFKTPCPIPALTAEEHVFYKEQLEIYEKMLEFRQDMIETLGVESDGWVCVDRWEDVKRAHAYFFDTLMANMEDDKDREDLRGMWPFDACISD; this is translated from the exons ATGAAAACCAACAACGGGAGACGTGTCGTTGCGAAGTTTCCCATGTCCGTTGCTGGGCCAGCGACATATGTGACTAACTCGGAAGTTGCAACGATTACTTACT TGCAGCGCcacaccaaaataccaatTCCAGCTCTTCTGGACTGGAGCGATGACCCGACTAACCCAATTGGCTCCGCATACATTATTATGGAACATGCGGGCGGCGTTGCATTGCAGGAAGTATGGGATGGGCTGCCGTTGGACAAGAAAGTAAAGACGATCGGTGCAATCTGTACAAGAATTGCACCGATATCCAAACTTGATTTTCCTGCCTATGGCAGCCTTTATTTCGCGGACGCGGCATTTCTCGACGTTGATTCGAAGCAGAAGCTTGAGAATGATTCTACATTTTGTGTTGGCCCACACTGCAGAAGTACATTTTGGGATTGCAATGTTGGGGAACCAAGATATTATACATACAAAGAACCAAACAGAGGGCCAT GGCGTGATTTTTCCTCATACACTTCTGCTCTGATCGATGTTGGCTTTGCAAGACTGCCTCCACCAGACCGtccccttcttcttcagcagcgCGCATCATACCAAGGTTCTGTGGACAAACACTTGGATCTGCTGAAAATTGGGCAAGCTGTTTTCCCCAATCTTATAAAACACCCAGCGATTCAGTCCAACTCCACACCCACTCTCTTCCACCCAGACCTACACAAGAGGAACATTTTTGTCTCCAAGGACGACCCCACAACCATCACTGGCTTCATAGACTGGCAGTCCACCAGTGTCGAACCGGTATTCGAGTACGCTCAGGACGTCCCCGACTTCGCAAGCATCCCCCCAGGGGGAACATCAGAAAACGCCGAAACAAGTCTCTGCTACCAAGCATATGAGCTAGGGTGGGCTATGTTAACTCCGCGACTAGGTGCAACCAGGAAGATTGACCAAAGACTTCTCCGGCCGTTGATCTATTGCCACCGGACGTGGAGGGATGGCTTTGTGCCATTTACAACCGAGTTAATGCGGTTAAGGGAGGGGTGGGGGGAGCTTGGGTTCAAAACGCCCTGCCCAATCCCCGCCCTAACTGCTGAGGAACACGTATTTTACAAAGAACAGCTGGAAATTTACGAGAAGATGCTGGAATTCCGGCAAGATATGATCGAGACACTGGGGGTGGAGAGTGACGGCTGGGTTTGTGTGGATCGCTGGGAAGACGTCAAGCGGGCTCATGCTTATTTCTTTGATACACTTATGGCCAATATGGAGGATGACAAGGACCGTGAGGATTTAAGGGGGATGTGGCCATTTGATGCATGCATTTCTGATTGA
- a CDS encoding uncharacterized protein (EggNog:ENOG410PWEH~COG:S) produces MEHAGGVALQEVWDGLPLDKKVKTIGAICTRIAPISKLDFPAYGSLYFADAAFLDVDSKQKLENDSTFCVGPHCRSTFWDCNVGEPRYYTYKEPNRGPWRDFSSYTSALIDVGFARLPPPDRPLLLQQRASYQGSVDKHLDLLKIGQAVFPNLIKHPAIQSNSTPTLFHPDLHKRNIFVSKDDPTTITGFIDWQSTSVEPVFEYAQDVPDFASIPPGGTSENAETSLCYQAYELGWAMLTPRLGATRKIDQRLLRPLIYCHRTWRDGFVPFTTELMRLREGWGELGFKTPCPIPALTAEEHVFYKEQLEIYEKMLEFRQDMIETLGVESDGWVCVDRWEDVKRAHAYFFDTLMANMEDDKDREDLRGMWPFDACISD; encoded by the exons ATGGAACATGCGGGCGGCGTTGCATTGCAGGAAGTATGGGATGGGCTGCCGTTGGACAAGAAAGTAAAGACGATCGGTGCAATCTGTACAAGAATTGCACCGATATCCAAACTTGATTTTCCTGCCTATGGCAGCCTTTATTTCGCGGACGCGGCATTTCTCGACGTTGATTCGAAGCAGAAGCTTGAGAATGATTCTACATTTTGTGTTGGCCCACACTGCAGAAGTACATTTTGGGATTGCAATGTTGGGGAACCAAGATATTATACATACAAAGAACCAAACAGAGGGCCAT GGCGTGATTTTTCCTCATACACTTCTGCTCTGATCGATGTTGGCTTTGCAAGACTGCCTCCACCAGACCGtccccttcttcttcagcagcgCGCATCATACCAAGGTTCTGTGGACAAACACTTGGATCTGCTGAAAATTGGGCAAGCTGTTTTCCCCAATCTTATAAAACACCCAGCGATTCAGTCCAACTCCACACCCACTCTCTTCCACCCAGACCTACACAAGAGGAACATTTTTGTCTCCAAGGACGACCCCACAACCATCACTGGCTTCATAGACTGGCAGTCCACCAGTGTCGAACCGGTATTCGAGTACGCTCAGGACGTCCCCGACTTCGCAAGCATCCCCCCAGGGGGAACATCAGAAAACGCCGAAACAAGTCTCTGCTACCAAGCATATGAGCTAGGGTGGGCTATGTTAACTCCGCGACTAGGTGCAACCAGGAAGATTGACCAAAGACTTCTCCGGCCGTTGATCTATTGCCACCGGACGTGGAGGGATGGCTTTGTGCCATTTACAACCGAGTTAATGCGGTTAAGGGAGGGGTGGGGGGAGCTTGGGTTCAAAACGCCCTGCCCAATCCCCGCCCTAACTGCTGAGGAACACGTATTTTACAAAGAACAGCTGGAAATTTACGAGAAGATGCTGGAATTCCGGCAAGATATGATCGAGACACTGGGGGTGGAGAGTGACGGCTGGGTTTGTGTGGATCGCTGGGAAGACGTCAAGCGGGCTCATGCTTATTTCTTTGATACACTTATGGCCAATATGGAGGATGACAAGGACCGTGAGGATTTAAGGGGGATGTGGCCATTTGATGCATGCATTTCTGATTGA
- a CDS encoding uncharacterized protein (EggNog:ENOG410PUTW~COG:S~BUSCO:14765at33183), whose product MAAPRSTSLRALRLLSQQNSSAPASTLASMAPFRRFLHITGAYSAQPASGPDVTSIYRARSVADLRAECERRNLRAGGSKAELVDRLANHDFLQTRAFSIAMKRIDGPAFGRSSERQFNTSRGSKAVNDSSPVDFVFMPRNLEAETAATSGFPRMPVPPDAYAHFEAAGASGTLPMKPQIYSIGGASSDGSEPSPMAEVVDNYALEINPYNLTETVNRSRLAASSLDAAKSQESAIGVKGMIKGLWNAMLDDALGPKQNSNIQSR is encoded by the exons ATGGCAGCTCCCCGTTCTACATCGCTGCGTGCTCTGCGCCTCCTTTCCCAACAAAATTCCTCAGCTCCAGCTTCTACTCTGGCCTCAATGGCCCCGTTCCGCCGCTTTCTGCACATTACCGGAGCCTATTCCGCTCAACCAGCCTCTGGACCTGATGTCACGTCAATCTACCGTGCAAGAAGCGTTGCAGACCTGAGAGCTGAGTGCGAGAGGAGGAATCTCCGGGCCGGGGGGAGTAAGGCTGAG CTTGTGGATCGCCTTGCAAATCATGATTTCCTCCAAACAAGGGCATTCAGCATCGCGATGAAGCGGATCGATGGCCCTGCGTTTGGACGAAG CTCTGAACGACAATTCAACACATCCCGTGGCAGCAAGGCTGTCAACGATTCATCTCCTGTTGACTTTGTCTTCATGCCCAGAAACCTCGAAGCCGAAACGGCCGCCACCTCTGGTTTTCCTCGTATGCCGGTTCCTCCAGATGCGTATGCCCACTTCGAAGCAGCGGGCGCCAGCGGCACCTTGCCCATGAAGCCTCAGATCTATAGCATTGGTGGCGCTTCATCAGACGGCAGTGAACCAAGCCCAATGGCTGAGGTGGTGGACAACTATGCACTCGAGATCAACCCGTACAATCTCACAGAGACCGTTAATAGGTCAAGGCTAGCCGCATCCTCACTGGATGCGGCTAAGAGTCAAGAAAGCGCAATAGGAGTAAAGGGGATGATAAAAGGGTTATGGAATGCGATGTTGGACGATGCCCTTGGCCCCAAACAAAATTCGAATATCCAGTCAAGATGA
- a CDS encoding uncharacterized protein (SECRETED:SignalP(1-19)~EggNog:ENOG410PN8W~COG:O~MEROPS:MER0078983~BUSCO:6956at33183): MHLSSWLLSAGILSTGVSAFYPIKLPKWDAPGLPNSGRRRFYPVVPFTRMPLQDEKKPLTLDLVKVPRKVRRENKYSAIMGSDPRMENSVAVNQDGQDYSYFSVARFGSGGQEMWLLLDSGASESWVMGSNCTAAACLQHNRFGIEHSKTLSVTDEEWEVSYGTGHVEGVIVRDTLSMAGFQLELDFGSALNVSQDFANYPMDGILGLGPSKITKLKPILQVIADQKLFKRNIFGISLQRAADDTRDGQLTFGDIDKSKFTGDITYTDVIKSTNRWEIPVSDAIVGGKRVNFTKKSAVIDTGTSFILVPMKDAEAIHALIPGSSKGDQYFTIPCDTNLSLEIEISGTRWTVSPKDYVGNRYGDSCNSYILPRQALGPDQWLLGDTFLKNVYSVFDYDESRIGFAAREYPGTPPSNKSTPPNAVSSVKIVSEPTTSPVPPRDANANPIEGSSQPSDKNTPDKEGVAAFLSTPGWLSLGVFFSTGYSWYLSSSGML; this comes from the exons ATGCATCTTTCCTCATGGCTCCTTTCTGCGGGGATACTCTCGACGGGTGTGTCCGCATTCTATCCTATCAAACTGCCAAAATGGGATGCCCCCGGCCTTCCGAATTCTGGTCGAAGACGGTTTTATCCAGTAGTACCCTTCACGAGGATGCCTCTTCAAGATGAGAAGAAGCCATTGACTCTAGATCTCGTGAAGGTGCCGCGGAAG GTCCGTCGTGAGAATAAATACAGTGCTATAATGGGATCAGATCCCAGAATGGAAAACAGTGTTGCCGTGAATCAGGATGGTCAAGACTACTCTTACTTCTCCGTTGCTAGATTTGGATCGGGGGGGCAGGAAATGTGGTTGCTGCTGGACTCGGGTGCTTCGGAGTCCTGGGTGATGGGCTCAAACTGCACGGCTGCAGCCTGCTTGCAACACAACAGGTTTGGAATCGAGCATTCGAAGACACTAAGTGTCACAGACGAAGAGTGGGAGGTTAGCTACGGCACTGGACATGTGGAGGGCGTCATAGTGAGGGACACGTTGTCGATGGCTGGTTTCCAACTCGAACTCGATTTCGGCTCCGCACTGAATGTCTCCCAGGACTTTGCCAACTACCCTATGGATGGGATTCTAGGACTCGGCCCATCCAAAATAACCAAGTTGAAGCCAATTTTGCAGGTCATTGCGGACCAGAAGCTCTTTAAAAGGAACATTTTTGGGATCAGTTTGCAGCGCGCCGCTGATGATACCAGGGACGGACAACTGACTTTTGGCGATATCGACAAAAGCAAATTCACCGGGGACATTACATATACGGATGTCATCAAGAGTACCAATCGATGGGAAATTCCAGTTAGTGATGCCATTGTTGGCGGTAAGCGCGTTAACTTCACCAAAAAGAGCGCCGTCATCGATACGGGAACTTCGTTCATCTTGGTGCCAATGAAGGATGCGGAGGCCATCCATGCCTTGATCCCAGGGTCGAGCAAAGGTGATCAGTATTTCACCATCCCCTGCGATACAAACCTCTCCCTAGAAATTGAAATTTCCGGCACGAGATGGACCGTGTCTCCCAAAGACTATGTCGGAAACCGTTATGGAGACAGTTGTAACTCGTACATTCTCCCTCGTCAAGCCCTCGGTCCAGATCAATGGCTATTGGGCGATACCTTTTTAAAAAACGTTTATTCCGTGTTCGACTATGACGAGAGTCGGATAG GATTTGCCGCTCGAGAATATCCAGGAACTCCTCCTTCCAACAAGTCCACACCCCCCAACGCTG TTTCAAGTGTCAAAATAGTTTCCGAACCAACAACCTCCCCCGTTCCTCCGCGGGATGCGAATGCTAATCCGATTGAAGGTTCGAGTCAACCGAGCGACAAAAACACACCGGATAAAGAGGGAGTTGCAGCTTTCCTTTCGACTCCCGGTTGGCTTTCGCTTGGTGTATTCTTCTCGACCGGATATTCTTGGTATCTGTCGAGCTCGGGAATGTTGTGA
- a CDS encoding uncharacterized protein (EggNog:ENOG410PZT2): MTSEAASNQNQDPIRVLTKKDPAILLKSAQEALQLATSIPGCLQQLMPQLGTSHYIRTEKDVLRISALQLVYPVNAVLSGILPAGATLRCQSEVVSQKGKARMDLRWHYKKAGKEATVAVLEYKNLNTLQLRDWKPIITDAAGATAVIDKAAHNDNLSLLQRNALGLSRQVKKYSKECKDVVLFDWYSMYIFDFEGTNEDRHHPFPTRITYSSDSSKFRRLLLGMIYRRLKEEGLVKA; this comes from the coding sequence ATGACGTCGGAGGCCGCATCCAATCAGAACCAGGACCCTATCCGTGTCCTCACCAAGAAGGATCCTGCCATTCTTTTAAAAAGTGCCCAAGAGGCCCTCCAACTTGCGACGTCGATCCCTGGATGCCTTCAACAATTGATGCCACAGCTCGGGACGAGTCATTATATCCGTACAGAGAAAGATGTCCTGCGAATTTCAGCGTTGCAGCTTGTATACCCTGTGAATGCTGTTTTATCGGGAATACTCCCAGCAGGTGCGACACTTCGATGCCAGTCTGAGGTGGTTTCGCAGAAGGGCAAAGCTCGGATGGATCTCAGATGGCATTACAAAAAAGCAGGCAAGGAAGCCACTGTGGCTGTTCTTGAGTACAAAAACTTAAACACCCTACAACTCAGGGATTGGAAACCCATAATTACCGATGCGGCCGGTGCTACTGCAGTAATTGACAAAGCGGCGCATAATGACAACCTTTCACTACTTCAAAGAAATGCTCTGGGGTTGTCTAGGCAAGTCAAGAAGTATTCCAAGGAATGCAAAGACGTCGTCTTGTTTGACTGGTATAGCATGTATATTTTCGACTTTGAGGGTACAAACGAGGACCGCCACCACCCCTTTCCAACGAGGATCACTTATTCCAGCGATTCCAGCAAGTTTCGACGCTTGCTTCTCGGCATGATCTACAGGAGACTCAAAGAGGAGGGATTGGTCAAAGCATAG
- a CDS encoding uncharacterized protein (EggNog:ENOG410PPN4~COG:S~BUSCO:16026at33183) has protein sequence MAQSLIPNRWHLRRVADSAARSCYICYKPSSSVLITPDNKDFFYICPIHLKDKGFCSPIIDEEEVAAKKKKEEMAREIEKVKKEYEEKMKRKKEKEKEKEKEKGEKDEGNKKKENEDEKKAEKEKDEKINAIQAAHTGGVTGTSIRCELINYAAWSWQSGIASG, from the exons ATGGCTCAATCACTTATCCCGAATAGATGGCATTTACGCAGAGTCGCGGACTCCGCAGCACGGTCATGTTATATTTGCTATAAGCCATCTTCAAGCGTGCTGATTACGCCAGACAATAAG GATTTCTTCTACATATGTCCAATCCACTTGAAGGACAAGGGATTCTGCTCACCCATcattgatgaagaagaagtggcggccaaaaagaagaaagaagagatggCAAGGGAAATAGAGAAGGTTAAAAAGGAGTATGAAGAGAAAATGAAACGtaagaaggagaaggagaaggaaaaagaaaaggagaagggagaaaaagacGAGGGgaacaagaaaaaggagaacgAGGACGAGAAAAAGGCtgagaaggaaaaggatgAAAAG ATCAATGCAATACAGGCTGCTCATACTGGAGGGGTTACAG gaacttctatcagatgCGAATTGATAAACTACGCAGCATGGAGCTGGCAAAGCGGAATCGCGAGCGGATGA
- a CDS encoding uncharacterized protein (EggNog:ENOG410PH2E~COG:S~BUSCO:3355at33183) — protein MGYSLEGEKPLSKKCVERSSNAYDQHLLSKIGKPGSPPRLASSLGTSLNSTSLPFHSKTRTLSTLSIGDGSLSPRDIPPRWGSGPPSAAISPGTKMGAWQDYVGYHSPTGDSSVHSPMEIDSFNHARERYNSNSSGRRPTEERPSISERSSKASYDQGMFAEQDTDFAMDDAGPTSQPSLPGRMSFTEGFSSISRNSMKRRASSPPRGAAADPMYGFTDVDRDRRALGLRSNSCTSPTTRYPGSHGSISSISSSLRTESYASSTGLSAAASSISSFGGPSPGGISPTSDLDTCYERSYLPPTSHRSQYAESVDMKSSVSRKGSTQNGIGLSKPTAPRIGRLYICECCPKKPKKLESLEELRAHEMEKQYTCQFCNKRFKNKNEAERHQNSLHLRRHSWSCAALSNPESAFHPSASPTCQTPNGPSHDTCGYCGVEFTNFPKPEWDRRMEHLINIHKFGECNQAKKFYRADHFRQHLKHSHNGSSGKWTNTLESACMKEEAPHEGLPSIGEQPGDNGEGENTEVGPRSATSRVAVHTIDEVMTGS, from the exons ATGGGATATAGTCTGGAAGGAGAAAAGCCTCTTTCAAAGAAATGTGTTGAGCGTTCCTCAAATGCCTACGACCAACACCTCTTGTCGAAAATCGGGAAACCGGGTTCCCCTCCACGGCTTGCGTCGAGCTTGGGCACTTCCTTGAACAGCACAAGCCTGCCATTCCATTCGAAAACCAGAACACTTTCGACCTTATCGATTGGCGATGGGTCGTTGAGCCCAAGGGATATCCCTCCAAGATGGGGCAGTGGTCCCCCGTCCGCCGCAATTTCTCCTGGCACAAAAATGGGGGCCTGGCAAGATTATGTTGGGTACCATAGTCCGACCGGTGATAGCTCTGTGCACTCTCCCATGGAGATCGACAGCTTCAACCATGCCCGGGAGCGGTACAACAGTAATTCCTCCGGACGTCGTCCAACAGAAGAAAGACCCAGCATTTCGGAACGGTCTAGCAAAGCGAGCTATGATCAAGGAATGTTCGCCGAGCAAGATACTGATTTTGCAATGGATGATGCGGGACCGACTTCTCAACCCAGTTTACCGGGGCGTATGTCCTTTACAGAAGGCTTTTCGTCTATATCGCGTAATAGCATGAAACGAAGGGCCTCGTCACCTCCACGGGGTGCAGCTGCGGACCCAATGTATGGGTTTACGGATGTAGATAGAGACAGGCGAGCGCTGGGACTCCGATCCAATAGCTGCACCTCTCCTACTACCCGGTATCCAGGAAGTCACGGATCCATCTCCTCGATATCATCAAGTCTGCGAACAGAATCATATGCATCATCGACTGGGCTCTCTGCTGCGGCGAGCagcatttcttcttttggaGGGCCGTCTCCAGGAGGAATTTCACCCACTTCCGATTTGGACACATGCTATGAAAGATCGTACTTGCCGCCTACATCACATCGCTCGCAGTATGCCGAGTCTGTGGACATGAAAAGTTCGGTTTCACGAAAGGGTTCAACACAGAATGGTATTGGTCTCTCAAAGCCTACTGCACCAAGGATAGGAAGACTATATATTTGCGAATGCTGCCCAAAGAAGCCCAAGAAACTTGAGAGCCTGGAAGAATTACG TGCCCATGAGATGGAAAAGCAATATACGTGCCAGTTTTGTAATAAGCGATTCAAAAACAAGAACGAAGCCGAACGGCATCAGAATTCTCTGCATTTGCGACGGCATTCTTGGTCTTGTGCTGCGTTGTCAAATCCCGAGTCTGCATTCCACCCTTCAGCTTCCCCGACTTGTCAAACCCCTAACGGTCCTTCACACGATACTTGTGGATACTGCGGGGTGGAATTTACGAATTTCCCAAAGCCCGAATGGGATCGGAGAATGGAGCACCTCATCAACATCCATAAGTTTGGGGAATGTAATCAGGCAAAGAAATTCTACCGCGCCGATCACTTCCGTCAACACTTGAAACATAGCCATAATGGATCAAGCGGGAAATGGACAAATACGCTGGAGAGTGCGTGTATGAAGGAAGAAGCACCCCACGAAGGACTCCCAAGCATTGGAGAGCAGCCAGGTGATAatggagaaggagaaaataCGGAAGTTGGACCTCGATCAGCGACAAGCAGAGTCGCAGTACATACCATTGATGAAGTGATGACGGGTTCTTGA
- a CDS encoding uncharacterized protein (TransMembrane:2 (o6-26i47-67o)), which yields MRGFGLDELALGAFFGSMTIQLALAHQKKKKLSFLHLRAPKRRRGENVLRGLRLFVPVMIGSLYAGAKLNFPGIVPLPAPVHTKKKKKKDQNLKRRCVEPNR from the coding sequence ATGAGAGGGTTTGGCCTGGATGAGCTGGCTTTGGGAGCTTTTTTCGGATCGATGACAATTCAGCTCGCCTTGGctcaccaaaaaaaaaaaaaattgagcTTCCTGCACTTGCGTGCCCCAAAGCGCCGCAGAGGCGAGAATGTACTCCGAGGCTTGCGGCTATTCGTCCCTGTTATGATCGGAAGCTTATACGCGGGGGCAAAGCTGAATTTCCCtggtattgtcccactccCCGCTCCCGTgcacacaaaaaaaaaaaaaaaaaaggaccaGAATTTGAAGCGGAGGTGTGTGGAGCCAAATCGCTGA